The sequence atttgattagaattgattgcaagggtccttaacatgctaattgggttaaaaggcactaactactactcaaaagtgtttaaaagagttaattacaagctatgaaatagcactttttgagtagtaatcacatacGCGAGGGGCGCATTATCACGATACAGTCTGATAGAGATATTATCACTTAGTCTGAGCTAGTGTTACATATCAGTCACAGTGAGGATGACTTACATTTGATCGGGTTTACGTTCGATGAGGTTCAGGTTGTTAGCTTAGAGGATGGCAGCAGAGATATGGTACCTATGTCGTTCGACCAGCACAGTAGCACTTTGGTGCTTAGCATGATGAGAGGCATGTCTTATTTGCCTGGTATGGGATTGGGTCGTCGCCAACAGGGGCCCCACAAGTTTACTTTCACAGTTGATCACGACGCGCCCTACGGATTAGGTTACATCCCCACAGAGGCTGATGCACGTTATATGTCACAACTGCGCAGGGATAGGGTGAGGGCTCGCATGTCTGGCATTCCATTTGATTATCCCCTCCGCCCATACACCTTCCAGTTGGCCGACTACTTCATTAGGGGTTTAGAGCATACACTTCGCACAGAGGGGACTGTTCACATTCCAGAGACAGTTGAGATTTAGGACATCCAGCAGGCCCTGGGTCAGATTCATTTGGACACCGAGACTACTGAGGCACCTGGTGCCATGATAGTCGTGCCCCCATCATCGAACCGAGCTAGTGTGTTCTCTATGTGTTTCCCCGAGGAGGTCCCTGACTATGACCTACCTATGGATTTGGGAGATGGCACTGACGAGATGGACATGATCGGCATAGGCCGTATCTTCGATGCAGCCCCACGCGGGCCCTATACTGCTTTTGATATGTTCGGAGTTTCTGTACTCGAGATTGATGGGGATGACTTTATTCCTGATGCCTACACTGATGATATGGATTTTATAGGCATTGGTCGTATCCTTGATGCAGCCCCACGTGGGCCCCATTATGCTTTTGACATATCTGGAGTTTCCGTACTTGATGATGAGTCAGTCTTTGATGTCGTTACTTCTGATTTTACTTctgttgagggagcgtccgactttgtggacccacctctttcttctGACACTATGTCTGGGTTTGTCACCCGCTTTGATGATATTTCTGATGGTAATAATGATATGAGTATTTTCGAGTACTTGACTGTGTCACAACATCTTCCTTTGATTGCACCACCAGCACCCACGACACATATAtatgatgttgatgatatggGAGATACGGATGACCCACTGGGTGGTCAGTCAGAGTTTGATTCGGACACAGAGGATGAGAAAGTCACACCCATTTCTGGTAGCACAGAGTTGATATATTTTTGGGCACCAGATCAGCTCAGGAAGATCAGGATTGGCTCTTCTCTATCTCCTGATGAGAGGAGTAGGTTGATTGACCTGCTCAGGTCATACCTGGATGTAtttgcatggtcatatgaggacatgccgggccttgaCCCCTCCATAGTGCAGCATCACCTGCCCATTTTACCACATGCTAGGCCcattaagcagaaattgagaagACTACACCCTCGATGGAGTTTGCAGGTTAAGGAAGAAATTCGGAAGCAACTCAGTGTTGGTTTCTtgtcagtggttgagtatcctgaGTGGCTAGCTAATGttgtccctgttcccaaaaaggacggcaaggttaGGGTTTGTGTTGACTTTCGAGATCTGAATAAGGCcagccctaaggatgattttcccctCCCACACATTGATATGCTGGTTGATAGCACTGCAGGGCATCCGATGTTGTCCTTCATGGATGGCTTTTCTGGGTATAATCAGATTCTAATGGCTCTAGAGGATATGGAAAAGACTTCTTTCATTACTGACTGGGGTACTTACTGCTAccgggttatgccatttgggttgaagaatgcaggagccacttatcagagagctgCTACTACTCTGTTCCATGATATGATGCACACAAATGTCgaggtatatgtggatgacatgatagtgaagtcCCGAGACAGGACATATCACTTAGTAGCCTTACAAAGGTTTTTTTAGAGGATCAGACAGTTCAGGttgagattgaatcccaagaagtgcacctttggggTGACTTCTGGAAAATTGCTGGGACACATTGTTAGTGAGAGAGGTATAGAGGTTGATCCAGAGAAAATcagagccatacttgacatgcctgccccgaggactgagaaagagatcagGGGATTCCTAGGCAGATTGCAGTACATCAGTCGTTTCATTGCtagattgacagacatttgtgagcctATCTTCCGCCTTCTGAGGAAGAATCAGCctacagtttggaatgatgattgtcagcGCGCTTTTGAGAGGATTAAGGAGTGTCTCCTTTCTCCTCCGATTTTAGTGCCTCCCACACCGGGGCGTCCTTTGCTTCTGTACTTatcagtttcagacatggccttaggatgcatgttagctcagcttGATGATTTGGGGAAGGAGCGTGCCAtctattatttgagtaagaggatgcttgaGTATGAGTGCACATAcattatgattgagcgcctttgcttggcattggtttgggccactagGAGACTTagacattacatgacagagtattcTGTGCTCTTGGTCTCACGATTGGACCCGTTGAGGTATCTATTTGACAGGCCTGTTCTGACCGGTAGGCTCATGAGATGGCTGGTATTgttgacagagtttgatattcattatGTCACACAGAAGTCAGTAAAAGGAAGCATTGTTGCAGATCATCTAACTCCTTTGCCAATATCCGATGACAGATCAGTTGATAATGATTTCCCTGATGAGCAGATCATTTCGATGACTAGTATTACGGGATGGCggttgtactttgatggtgctgCCAATCAGTCGGGGTTTGGCATTGGTATCTTGTTGATATCACCACAAGGTGATCATATACCTAGATCAGTCCTGTTAGCATTTTCTGATCATCACcgattgatgaataatattgtagagtatgaggcttgcattACATATTTGGAGACTGCACTTGATCTTGGCATTAGACAGTTGGAGATCCACGGGGATTCCAACTTGGTTATAAAGCAGACTCAGGGTATCTAAAGGACACGGGATGAGAAGCTGAAACCCTACCATGCTTACTTGGACCTATTGATTGATAGATTCGATGTGTTAAGGTATATACATCTGCCCAGGGCGGAGAATCAGTTTGCCGATGCATTAGCCACCTTGGCTTCTCTGATTGTGATCCCTGCGGGGGTGAATGTTAGGCCATTACTGATTGAGACTAAGTCTGCACCAGCTTACTATTGTCTGATTGGAGAGATAGAGGATCAGATTGAGCTGCCATGGTATCACGATATTTATCAATTTCTGTCATGCAGCGCTTACCCAGAGTCAGCctcggccaaggataggagagcattgagacagttggccacCAGATTTGTTGTTTGCGGGGATGCGCTGTATAGGAGATCACCTGATGGCTTGTTATTATTATGTCTAGACCGTGCATCTgtagatcgagtgatgagagaagTTCATGCAGGGGTTTGTGGCCCACACATGGGAGGTCATATGCTAGCacgtaagattatgaggactggctacttttggttgaccatggagacagattgttgccaATTTGTACAAAGATGTTAGGAGTGTCAGATGCATGGAGACTTGATACACGTGCCACCTTCTGAGTTGCATGCACTTGCATCCCCTTGGccgttttcagtatggggtattgatattattgggaagatctCGCCTAAGTCTTCTAGCGGGCATGAGTACATTTTGGTTGCCATTgactatttcaccaagtgggtggaagctgcTTCTTATGCTATGTTGACAGCGGCCAGAGTGGCCAAGTTCATCAGATCGCATATTATCTGCCGATACGGGGTCCCTCATGAGCTGATCTCAGACAAAGGGGTGCATTTTAAGGGCGAGGTGGACATGTTGATTCAAGAGTATGGCATTCAGCATCACagatcgtctgcgtacaggTCGCAGACTAACGGGGCAGTTGAGGccgcaaataagaatattaagaggattttgagaaagatggtcgagacttctcgggattggtcagaaAAGCTCCCTttcgcattgtgggcttatcgtacatcttttcgcacctctactgGAGCTACCCCATATtctttggtgtatggtatggaggcagTGTTAcctgttgagattgagatgggatctttgagagtagcactagagcaaCATATATCCGAGGCCGAGTGGGCCCAGTCTCGTTATGATCAGCTTAGCCTGTTGGATGAGAAGAGATTGACGGCGGTAGATCATGTTCAGgcctatcagaggaagatgaccCGTGCATTCAGAAAGAGGGTCAAGCCTAGGAAATTCCAGAGAGGTGACCTAGTCTTAAAATTCCTTAGGGGATTGATCAGTGACCCTAGAGGCAAGTTTAGACCGAGTTGGAGCGGGCCTTATGTCATCCGAGATCTGACTCGAGAGGGAGCTGCCTGGTTGACAGACCTAGACGGAAATCAGTTCATAGAGCCAGTtaatgtggatcagctgaagaagtttTATGCATGAGATCATGGTCAGAGGATGGGTGGCTGTCACTTCGAGTAGCCATATTCCCTATTGCACACCCGTACATTGATATATACTATTGCTAACCCTTTGAGCCTCACGTGGTTTATTATggccttttctttcattcagCCTTGCATACCTTTTCTGACCTAGGTTGGGGGCCTACCCTTGTGCgctttgtatttattgattggATCTATGAGCATTGTGGGCATGGTGTCATTCTTCGTTTGTTCTTTCTTGCATCATTGTCTGTTTCTTTTCGTCTCCATTTTGCATCTTCACACCGTCTACCTGTTAGTCTAGTTTCTATCATCTCTATTCACTTCGCTTCTGTTTTCCGTTATGTGATGATGATGCGCTCTCGTCCCAGAGCTACCAATCAGGTTTCTCACATCCTTCGTTCCGCCTGTAGGCTTTGATCCAGGATTCTTAGGTTGAAGGGGTCGGTCAAGATTGGAGGTTTAGGGTTCTTTTGTTGGATTGTGATAGTATGGAATTcggcaaaaaaaaaagaaaaaaaaaaggaaaagataaaataaaatgaaaaaagaaaagaaaagaaaaaattgtgctTGTTTGGTATTCGTTGATATACTTGGGATCATCAGAGGTGGTTTTGGGTTTGAgagatttctttttcctttaagagTCAGATGAGAGCATTGTACGATCCTTCTCACCATGGATCTGGGCGACACATTGGGAGTGAGGTTTGGGTTTCCTTGGCACTAGGCCCTTGGATCATTGTCTACATCACCATTCCCATCATATAGTGACTTGCTTTGATTTGCCGTTTTTAGGATGAGTTGTTCGTCGTTGTCACATATTGCTATATTCGTATCCCAGTTggtttctccattttcttctacACCCATTCATCATTCATCTTATCCCTTTTCGTCTGCTTCTATCCTCGTCGATCGTCATTTCACTTCATGAACGATGAGTTCTTTGGTGCATGTCAcctattgtttgttttttatttggatgCAGGGTTGAGTCACCTTGCTCACATGGTTCTGCGATATTTGACATGGCGCACACAGGGGTTTGGCATTATCTATTGGGAGATTTGGGCCTTAGTTTCCCAtcgtttcattcaccttttaccCCTGGCCTACATTACGGTCCGAGtcgtaagaccaccctgaggccatgagatctcATGTCTACTTCGACGCGGTTCATTCGGACAAGCTCCGTCTACTGATTGAGTATGGGATGTTGATAGGTCTCCATTGCTTCGGGAGATATCAAGGGTCACATATTGCCTTTCCATTCAGTTTGCTTGCCTTAGGTCCATGATCAGAGATAGATGATACAGAGAGTTGGGACCGTTGAGGGCACCTTTGCCTGATGTTTTGACACGTTTATACTAGGGCATGCCCCCATCCTTGCATGCTGGCTTTGGCTCTTTATACATGTACGCAGGCATTCCGTTTCACCTAGCGATGTTATGAACATCAAAGTTTGAGTAAGCCCCGCATTCAGCTCAGTTTCTTCATATATCAGAGTGCTTCTGGGGGTTTGACCAGATATCAGATTCACGGTATTCATTGACCCAGTAGAGGTGCATACCCCATTCATTGTCTTGTTCGTTAGTTCAAATGAGTGGGTCTTCAGTGATGTATTCCAAAGTTTTCATTAAGATATATGAGTTTCAGATGTACACAATAGGGCATATCCCCTATCAGTTTTGTGGATATTGGATGTTATGGATTAGAGTGgaggttttttttccttagaaatGGATGATTGTGATATTTTCAGCTCTCTGACTTTAACCATATGTGCGGTTATGGGATTCTGACATGATATTGATATCTTAGACTGGGGCATAACTCCTTCCTTTCACCCTTGGTCACATTTATGAGTTTGTCCTAtaggggcatacccccttctttCCATTTGTTAGGGGTGATTGTGATTTCTCGCTTGTCATTTATCGGCATTTTCTGGTGTTACACCAGGgcataccctttttttttttgtcatgatGAAGGTGTTTGATTTTTGGCTTCTTCGAGTCATTTGTTGGCAGTCCCTGatcgtcatactggggcatacgcTTTGTTATCAAGGTTAGTATATCAGCGGTTGCATCTCGAGTCCCCCTATTTTtctttgagttttgttttaagGCATCCCCTGTCTGTTTAGGTGTTTTGAGCCTTAGTAATGGCATCCCTACCCTCTTTTAGTTCAGTGGTTCCTCGACATCGTGCCCGGGTTCGATCCCCGATTTCACACTTTtctggtactcgcccgaattccaTCATTTTCTGGTACTTGCTtggatttcaccattttccggtactcgcccgaattttACCccttttcggtactcgcccagatttcaccatttttcggtacttgcctgtatttcacacttttccggtactcgcccggatttcacacttttccggtacttggccggattccatcatttttcggtacttgcccggatttcaccatttttcggtactcgcccggattccatcattttccggtactcgcccgaatttcaccattttccggtacttgcccaAACCCTTCTTCCGTACTTGCccgaattccaccatttttcggtacttgcccgaacccttctccggtactcgcccagattccaccatttttcggtactcgcccggattccaccattttctggtactcgcccggatttcacacttttccggtactcgcccggattccaccattttccggtactcgcccaaaTTCCACCaattttcggtacttgcccgaacccttctccggtactcgctcggatttcacactttttcgatacttgcccggattccaccatttttcggtactcgcccggattccaccatttttcggtactcgcccggattccaccattttccggtactcgcccggatttcacactttttcggtacttgcccagattccaccatttttcggtactcgcccggatttcacacttttcggtacttgccccgattccaccatttttcggtactcgcccggacccttctccggtactcgcccgaattttACCcattttcggtactcgcccggattccaccatttttcggtacttacccgaacccttttccggtacttgcccggatcaAATCCCTAATCTTTCCCGACATCGTGATCAGGTCTTCTTTTATCTTTCTCCGGCATCGTGCCTAGATCCCAAAGTCCATTCGGTCAGCATGACTTATTTCCCTTAACCTTCTTTATTGTTGGGTCGGGACAAAATTGTTGGTCATTTGGGTTCTTCACTAGAGTTCATTTCACTCTTGCATTACATGCACTTCGCACTCACAATTCACTCGTTCATTCACTCTACTGAAGAGgcgcatatttgtagaccctcaattttgtccctcgacactggcatttatcctttgggTGTCACATCCACCCATCGTTCGCATATGGCACTACTaaggccccttttgggcttagtcggtgtccgagcctcgtgtgggtTGGTCTGTGGTCCATTATGGtgcatatgtggttcattttggagggtcaccatggccattttcctagtcattcacatcacgctataggaaggaagtggggtcatcccgatgttttagcttagttggagtttataggggcatgttgaggttcggagcactcgggcttgttttgatcgtatctccctcatccaaactcggaatcaagaaccgtttcttttatggattccttattattccaggaacattctgtaaaattttcaaaattttttgcaaccgaTCAGTTGGTTGGcagccggttcagccggttcatcgagtcagccggtgtagaacactgatatttggtaattgttttgatcatatctccctcttccgaactcggaatcatgcaccattttttttcatggattccttactcttctaggaacattttgtcaaatgtttaaaattttttgccaTCGGTTCGACTGGTGGGCATCCAGTTcgtccggttcagccggttcattgagtcagctgaggtaaaacactaattctagtaattttggggcccaaatcctacatggctcaggcccataagctccagattggttttgggcaattttgtgggtccattttgggccttggtttgggttccttgcagcccaccacgaatccatatggattcttggtggtgaagcaagctgaaagctgaagggagtgagctggccttgtaagtttaagagaagtaatgaggggtgtggttcccatgctgatgaaggggatttcggtgctgaaggggaaggaacctaggaggctcaaatgctgagaggggtatgagtataaaaggtgggaagagaggagagcaaaggaccttttggcattttctgagagaggggaaattttgctggtgagagaaacaaaaaggtcaggagcatcttctgagttgagggtgtggggaaagcttcagcactgtggtttctttgaagaggagaatgacagcatcttagttttgggagtcatcattggcatacacagatcatatttggtggagattctgaggtaagcatgctgaattttctttgctgacagtttatcttcctcgtcttcatatgtttttctccttcctcatcatcttttcttccctttgatatgaatattgtattgcttgggtgtggataacaaaggccacacatgatttttgttgattagttatgaatggtttaggaactttctaactgaatttgggatatttttatcaaccggatgaaccggttgggaaccggttcagccccataactggttgcctctgtcagccatggggaacacctgcctttcttggtctggttctcactcatccgggctcggaattgagaaccgtttctttttttgcttccttaatcacttaggaactttctgaccaaatttgggattttttatcaaccggatgaaccagttgggaaccggttcaaccggttcagccccataactggctgcctctgtcagccatggggaacacctgcctttcttggtctggttctcactcatccgggatCGGAATTGAGAatcgtttcttttgtttgcttccttaatcacttaggaactttctgactgaatttgggattttttatcaactagctgaaccagttgggaacaggttcaaccggttcagccccataactagctgcctctgtcagccaatgaggaacacctgcctttcttggtctggttctcactcatccgggctcggaattgagaaccgtttctttcttttgcttccttaatcacttaggaactttctgaccaaatttaggattttttatcaaccggatgaaccagttgggaaccggttcaaccggttcagcaccataactggctgcctctgtcagccatgaggaacacctgcctttcttggtccggttctcactcatccgggctcggaattgagaatcgtttcttttgtttcaatcctcactcatttaggagttttctagaaaaatttgggaattcttctcaataggttgtaccagttgagaactagttcaacctgttctgctgaaggactttaggtagccctcgattttggcatttttcgagcccttatccattggggctcaaacccatttgctatagggcgcttgtgagccatcttgaaggtttaagtcagtgtttgatttcagttagtacgggcaattttgaagttatgggtggtgtggtctaggtaagtctagtttgatttgtatgacatttggggagtccatTACCTGATCTCAACTAGCCTTCTTCCTGTTTGGCAtaaaatttgatgcttgattctgaatacatgttgtgtggctgactcaccctctactgtagcacatggctagggaccacaggtatgcatcgttggttttgattgttgaatcatatgcatgcatggtgcctaatcctgaatttttgttacatgtttctctgtgtttggctgaccttttatgcagcgcatggctggggaccacaggtacgcacccattgttttcggttggttgaattcatatgcatgccaaatacccattaggattgtgtgattcatgacatctatttagcctagggtttcatctttgacccatatgctcccacataccccaattcattagtagagaccgagttccgggcctagaggggtgctacctcgcatgaggtaccttcccaatgggtaacctgatccccggacccagaatctagttttcccAGACCACTTTTTTTCCATactggggtcattaggggttttggttcttacttaattttccccattttaaaaataaaaataaaaagtaagtggcgactccatacaacaccgttcctcaccgagggcgggtttttcaaaatgGAGAACTCAaatttttcattcctttttttcttttaatagcgagtcgcgccggtccgatggatcgggtgagggtccacagtTGGATAATTCCGCTCATGCTGCTTTAACTGTCTTGAGGCATAAGCTACCACCTTGCCTTGCTGCATTAGCACACACCCTAACCCCACTGTGGAAGCATCACAATAAATTGTAAACAATCTCCACTAATAGGAGCAGTTAACACTAGAGCAGTGGTCAATTTATGCTTCAACTCCTGGAAAGCATTCTCACACTCCTCAATCCAATCAAACTTCACCCCTTTTCTAATCAACCGAGTCATTGGTGCTGCAATTCTAGAGAAGTCTTCTACAAACCTCCTATAATATCCAGCCAACCCCAAGAAACTTCTAACCTCAAATACATTAGTAGGCCTTTGCCACTCCTGTACAGCTTCCACCTTGGAATGGTCTACTGCTATTCCTGCCTCAAAAACCACATGGCCTAAGAAATTCACTTCAGTAAgccaaaactcacttttgtccaacttCCCATACAACTGATGCCTTCTCAAAGTTTTAAGGGTGGTCACCAAATGCTGTTTATGCTCCTCTAAACTCTTGGAGTAGATCAAGATGTCATCCATAAACACAATCACAAACTGATCCAAGTAAGCACGAAATACTCTATTCATTAAATCCATGAAAGCAGTGGGGGCATTAGTTAACCCAAAAGGCATGACTAAgaactcataatgcccatatcttGTTCTAAAAGCGGTTTTAGGAACATCCTCTTCCCTAACCCTCAATTGATGATTCTCAGTTCTCAAGTCAATCTTACTAAAATACTTTGCACCCTTCAACTGATCAAACTAGTCATCTATCCTTAGAAGAGGATACTTGTTCTTCACAGTAACTCTATTCaacttcctatagtcaatacataACCTTAGTGTGCCATCCTTCTTCTTCAAAAACAACACTGGGGCTCCCCATGGTGACGTACTTTGACGAATAAAACCCTTACCCAACAATTCATCTAACCGAGTTTTCAATTCCTTCAACTCAAGAGGGGCCATCCTATAAGGGGATACTGAAATAGGATCAGTTCCTGGGTATACTTCAATAGAGGAATCAAACTCTCTATGCGGTGGTAAACTTGGTAACTCATCTGAGAATACATCCTGAAACTTCCTCACtattggaatttttgtaatGTCCTTCTGGGCTTTCTCCTTACCACGAAGGCAAGCTAAGAAATTTATTGATCCCTTCCTCAACACATGCTGATAACATGGATCAGACTGCGAAAAAGGCAAACTAACACATGTCCCTCCAACAAAGCAAACCTCAAATCCCTTTGgcaaacaaaatattatcctACGGCGATGACAATCAATAACCGCTCTATACACTGTCAACCAATCCATTCCCAAGATAACATCATACCTAGTCATATCCAAAATCCTCAAATCCACATTTAGTGCTCTATCTGCCAAGGTAATAACACACTCCTTGCATATTCTATCAACTCTAGAATTCGTACTCATAGGGGACTCAATAAGTAACAAATTTTCTACCCTTTCTGTTTTCAACCCCAATGCATTAGCACAAGATGCATAAATGAAAGAATGAGTTGCACCAATATCAAACAAAACACGCACCCAAGTACTATATACcaaaatcataccttccacCAAAAGGGCGTCCTCCTCTGGCTCTATTGGGGTCAAGGCAAAAACTCTTCCTGCTGCCTGCCTTCCCCTACCTCTAGCATTCGACCCTTGAGAAGAACGGGTCTGACTACTCATAGTAGTTGTCCTGGTTCCCTGCGCTGCTAGGGGTAATTGTGGCATCTGGTAAAGAGCAATTGAAACTGAGGGGGCTGGAAAGACATTACTGGCTGTTACTGAGAACTTCCCTGAGACTGAGGTCGAGCCTGCTGTACACCCCGCAATGGGCAAGCCCTCCATAAGTGGTCTCCCGCTCCACAACCATAACATACTCTATTAGCAGCCACCCTCTGAGCACTCTACTCACCTCTTGCATAGAATGAGGAATGCCTCTCAGACTGCCTCTGTCTCTGCTGTGGGCCCTGAGATCTCCCCTAGGAACTTTCCCCCATTCtttgtttcccttttctatCCCCTCTTTGCTCCCGAATTTGGTTGGTCTCCTCAATATCCTGCTCCACCAACAAAGCCCTCTTAACCAACTCAGAATAATCCCTTCTTG is a genomic window of Vitis riparia cultivar Riparia Gloire de Montpellier isolate 1030 chromosome 1, EGFV_Vit.rip_1.0, whole genome shotgun sequence containing:
- the LOC117920420 gene encoding uncharacterized protein LOC117920420 is translated as MIVVPPSSNRASVFSMCFPEEVPDYDLPMDLGDGTDEMDMIGIGRIFDAAPRGPYTAFDMFGVSVLEIDGDDFIPDAYTDDMDFIGIGRILDAAPRGPHYAFDISGVSVLDDESVFDVVTSDFTSVEGASDFVDPPLSSDTMSGFVTRFDDISDGNNDMSIFEYLTVSQHLPLIAPPAPTTHIYDVDDMGDTDDPLGGQSEFDSDTEDEKVTPISGSTELIYFWAPDQLRKIRIGSSLSPDERSRLIDLLRSYLDVFAWSYEDMPGLDPSIVQHHLPILPHARPIKQKLRRLHPRWSLQVKEEIRKQLSVGFLSVVEYPEWLANVVPVPKKDGKVRVCVDFRDLNKASPKDDFPLPHIDMLVDSTAGHPMLSFMDGFSGYNQILMALEDMEKTSFITDWGTYCYRRIRQFRLRLNPKKCTFGVTSGKLLGHIVSERGIEVDPEKIRAILDMPAPRTEKEIRGFLGRLQYISRFIARLTDICEPIFRLLRKNQPTVWNDDCQRAFERIKECLLSPPILVPPTPGRPLLLYLSVSDMALGCMLAQLDDLGKERAIYYLSKRMLEYECTYIMIERLCLALVWATRRLRHYMTEYSVLLVSRLDPLRYLFDRPVLTGRLMRWLVLLTEFDIHYVTQKSVKGSIVADHLTPLPISDDRSVDNDFPDEQIISMTSITGWRLYFDGAANQSGFGIGILLISPQGDHIPRSVLLAFSDHHRLMNNIVEYEACITYLETALDLGIRQYIHLPRAENQFADALATLASLIVIPAGVNVRPLLIETKSAPAYYCLIGEIEDQIELPWYHDIYQFLSCSAYPESASAKDRRALRQLATRFVVCGDALYRRSPDGLLLLCLDRASVDRVMREVHAGVCGPHMGGHMLALWGIDIIGKISPKSSSGHEYILVAIDYFTKWVEAASYAMLTAARVAKFIRSHIICRYGVPHELISDKGVHFKGEVDMLIQEYGIQHHRSSAYRSQTNGAVEAAVLPVEIEMGSLRVALEQHISEAEWAQSRYDQLSLLDEKRLTAVDHVQAYQRKMTRAFRKRVKPRKFQRGDLVLKFLRGLISDPRGKFRPSWSGPYVIRDLTREGAAWLTDLDGNQFIEPVNVDQLKKFYA